The following proteins come from a genomic window of Methanoregula sp.:
- a CDS encoding molybdopterin-dependent oxidoreductase: SMGITQHTTGVDNVKSVANLQMLTGNLGRPGTGICALRGQNNVQGACDMGALANVYSGYQSVLVPEMKKKMEDAWGCTIAEGKVGLTVTTLINTLADEPGKVKCVYIMGENPMLSDPDLHHVEKGLKNAEFMVVQDIFLTETAQFANVVLPAACYAEKDGTQTSTERRVQKWRKAQDPPGEAKADWQIFCELAKHMGYEKQFPYKSAEEVFTEISKVTPSYGGMDYARLEKPEALHWPCPTKEHPGTPILHKEKFTHPDGLGIFTPIEWKPPAEVPDKEYPLLLTTGRCIWHWHTGTMTRRSVDLEREEPTGWVEINPEDAKALDIKDKEMVRAISRRGEITIGARVTKTIKKGVVFMPFHYVECAANLLTNNALDPVAKIPEFKACACKLEKIKEA, encoded by the coding sequence ACTCGATGGGTATCACCCAGCACACGACCGGTGTCGACAACGTCAAATCGGTTGCAAATCTCCAGATGCTGACCGGCAACCTCGGAAGACCCGGCACGGGTATCTGCGCACTGCGTGGCCAGAACAATGTGCAGGGCGCCTGCGACATGGGAGCGCTTGCAAACGTGTACTCCGGGTACCAGTCGGTGCTTGTCCCCGAGATGAAGAAGAAGATGGAGGATGCATGGGGCTGTACGATTGCCGAGGGCAAAGTCGGTCTGACGGTTACCACGTTGATCAATACCCTTGCCGATGAGCCCGGGAAGGTCAAGTGCGTCTATATCATGGGTGAGAACCCGATGCTCTCCGACCCGGACCTCCACCACGTGGAAAAAGGCCTGAAGAATGCCGAGTTCATGGTAGTGCAGGATATTTTCCTGACCGAGACCGCCCAGTTCGCCAATGTTGTCCTGCCGGCAGCCTGTTATGCCGAGAAGGACGGCACCCAGACCTCAACCGAACGCCGCGTCCAGAAGTGGCGCAAGGCCCAGGACCCGCCCGGCGAGGCAAAGGCAGACTGGCAGATCTTCTGCGAACTTGCCAAGCACATGGGATACGAGAAACAGTTCCCGTACAAGAGTGCAGAAGAAGTCTTCACGGAAATCTCAAAGGTCACCCCATCCTATGGCGGTATGGATTATGCACGCCTCGAAAAACCCGAAGCCCTTCACTGGCCCTGCCCCACCAAGGAGCACCCGGGTACACCCATCCTGCACAAGGAAAAGTTCACTCACCCGGACGGTCTTGGCATCTTTACCCCGATAGAGTGGAAGCCCCCGGCAGAAGTTCCGGACAAGGAGTATCCGCTCCTCCTGACCACCGGCCGCTGTATCTGGCACTGGCATACCGGTACCATGACCCGCCGCTCTGTTGATCTCGAACGCGAAGAGCCCACGGGCTGGGTCGAGATCAATCCTGAGGACGCAAAGGCGCTGGATATCAAGGACAAGGAAATGGTCAGGGCAATCTCCCGCAGGGGAGAGATTACGATTGGCGCCCGTGTGACGAAGACTATCAAGAAAGGTGTTGTCTTCATGCCGTTCCACTATGTGGAATGTGCTGCAAACCTGCTCACCAACAATGCGCTCGATCCTGTCGCAAAGATCCCTGAGTTCAAGGCCTGTGCTTGTAAATTAGAGAAGATTAAGGAGGCCTGA
- a CDS encoding Coenzyme F420 hydrogenase/dehydrogenase, beta subunit C-terminal domain — MAKKGDMLYAWTNDADIKKKAELGGAVTGLWKYALESKAVDAVLVITKGTDLYDAQPVLIKDPKDLARTAGSLHCGTLLLPKLVKKYLEGAANMKIGVTVKGCDAMAFYELAKRKQINLDNVVMIGVNCGGSVSPVPARKMIADKYGIDPNLVHKEEIDKGQFIIEYEGGHKGISVDELEEAGYGRRSNCRRCKMKIPRQADLACGNWGVIGDKAGKATFVEVCSEKGANLVNGAVKNGILATEAANPKGLEIRGKVEGAMMKLGDKWRKHDFEALGEGKDRLKKIMSETARCIKCYSCIEACPICYCVDCTTKNPAYVKPGELPPNFMFHLIRFAHIADSCVNCGQCQELCPAEIPNALFMHAQQVELEKMFGHVPGVDMELPLLAFAEEKTERTRLHNTGSDMIFENVFNPFTKH; from the coding sequence ATGGCAAAGAAAGGCGATATGCTCTACGCGTGGACCAATGACGCAGATATAAAAAAGAAAGCAGAACTCGGCGGTGCAGTCACTGGTCTCTGGAAATACGCACTCGAGTCCAAGGCAGTGGATGCAGTCCTGGTTATCACCAAGGGAACTGACCTCTACGATGCACAGCCGGTCCTGATCAAGGACCCCAAGGACCTTGCCAGGACAGCCGGTTCACTCCACTGCGGTACACTTCTCCTGCCAAAACTCGTGAAGAAATATCTCGAGGGTGCAGCGAATATGAAGATCGGTGTGACTGTCAAGGGCTGTGATGCGATGGCGTTCTACGAACTGGCCAAGCGCAAGCAGATCAACCTCGACAATGTCGTCATGATCGGTGTCAACTGCGGTGGCTCGGTCAGCCCGGTGCCTGCCCGCAAAATGATTGCTGACAAGTATGGCATCGACCCCAACCTCGTCCACAAGGAAGAGATCGACAAGGGCCAGTTTATTATCGAGTACGAAGGCGGACACAAGGGTATCTCCGTTGACGAACTCGAAGAAGCAGGCTACGGCCGGCGCAGCAACTGCCGCCGCTGCAAGATGAAGATCCCCCGCCAGGCAGATCTTGCCTGCGGTAACTGGGGAGTCATCGGCGACAAGGCAGGAAAAGCAACCTTTGTTGAGGTCTGCTCCGAGAAGGGTGCAAACCTCGTCAATGGTGCAGTCAAGAACGGCATCCTCGCAACCGAGGCAGCCAACCCCAAGGGTCTTGAGATCCGCGGAAAGGTCGAAGGCGCGATGATGAAGCTTGGCGACAAGTGGCGCAAGCACGATTTCGAAGCACTCGGCGAAGGCAAGGACCGCTTAAAGAAGATCATGAGCGAGACTGCACGCTGCATCAAGTGTTATTCCTGTATCGAGGCCTGCCCGATCTGCTACTGTGTGGATTGCACCACCAAGAACCCGGCCTATGTAAAACCCGGTGAGCTTCCCCCGAACTTCATGTTCCACCTGATCCGGTTCGCCCACATTGCGGACTCCTGTGTGAACTGTGGCCAGTGCCAGGAACTCTGCCCGGCAGAGATCCCGAACGCGCTCTTCATGCACGCCCAGCAGGTTGAACTCGAAAAGATGTTCGGCCACGTCCC